CGACCCGGCCGGGCGGCAGGCCCGCGACGTCGTGCGCGAGGCCCGCGTCCAGGATCTTGAGTCGCGCGCCATCGAGCTCGGCGAAGGCGCCGGGCTCGGGCGTGGTCCCGCGGATCTGGGCGTCGAGCTGCGCCGCGGTGCGCGTCAGGTCGAGTCGGCCGTCGGCGAGCTCGAGCTTCGGCGCGAGACTCGGCTCGCCCGTCTGCGGCACCGCGGCGGCCGTGCCGTCGGCGAGCCCGGCGACGACGCCCGCGAGGAGCTCCGCGCCGGAGACCGCGAGCTGCCCGAGGAGCGCACCGGCCGTCTGGCGGCGGCCGATGGGCGTGCGCTGCGAGGCGAAGACGGGACCCGCATCCAGCTCCTCCACGAGCTGGAACACGGCGGCGCCCGTCTCCTCCTCGCCCGCCATGATCGCGCGCTGCACGGGCGCCGCCCCGCGCCAGCTCGGCAGGAGGGAGAAGTGCAGGTTGATCCAGCCGAGGCGGGGCGCCGAGAGCAGCGGCTCGCGGACCAGGCCGCCGAAGGCGACGATGACGCCGAGATCCGCGTCGAGCGCCTGGAGCTCCTCCGCGACGGGGCCGAGCCGCAGGGTCTTGACGACGGGCAGGCCCAGCTCCTCCGCGGCATCCGCGACGGGCGTCGCCGTGAGGACGCGCTTGCGTCCCTGCGGGGTGTCGGCGCGGGTCACGACCGCGGCCACCTCGTGCTCGGAGGCGGCGAGCCGGCGGAGGCTCGGGACGGCCGCGGCAGGGCTGCCGGCGAAGATCAGGCGGAGCGGAGGCACCCGACGATTCTGCCGCACCCGGTGGCACGCGGTGACGCCCGCTACTCCTCGAACGGCTCGGGGTCGTCGATGCGGACGCGAAGCGGCACCGGCTGCCGGCCGCGGCGCGCGCCGCCCGGCGGCGGCTTGCGGCGCGCTCCCGCGAGGCGCACGACCTCGGCGCGGAGCTCGCCCGCGACACGGGCCCCCGCCGCATAGTCGAAGCGCACGATCGCGCGCACCTCCTCGCCCTCGCCCGTCGGGCCGAGGACGTCGACGCCCTCGCCCGCGACGCGCGCGAGTGCCGACTCGACCGCCGCCTGGTGCCCGGTGAGCGTCGCGACGCGGACGGCGGGCGGGAAGCGCAGCACCCGGCGGTCCTCGAGCTCGGCACGCGCGAAGGCCGGCTGCGTCCAGGTCGCGAGGGCCTGTGCGAGCCCGCCGCCGACCCCGACCAGCACGATCGGGGCGCCGTCGGCCGCGAGGGCCGCGGCCGAGGACCACCAGCGCAGGCAGTCCTCCGCGACGCGGAGGCTCTCGCGCGCGACCATCCGCTCGCCGTCGAGCAGGAGCACGGCGCGGTAGCCGCCCGCCGCGATCGGCTCGGCGCCGCGGGTCGCGATGACGAGCGCCGGCTTGTCGGGCACCTCGGTCACCGTCCGCTCGCCGTCCGCGACGATGACCCGGGCGCGCGGGAAGGCGCGGCCCAGCTCCTCGGCGGTGCGCTGCGAGCCGCTGCCGCGTGATCGGAGGCGACCGCCCCGGCACTCGGCGCAGCGCCAGTTCGGGTCGGCGACGCCGCACCACAGGCAGGTCGGCGGCGCGTTCCGCCTCGGCAGCCGGAGCGGACCGCCGCAGCGCCGGCAGCGCGCCGGCGCCGAGCAGTCGCCGCAGACGAGGCCCGGCGCGAACCCCGGCCGGCCGACCTGCACGAGCACGGGCCCCCTCGCGACC
The Homoserinibacter sp. YIM 151385 DNA segment above includes these coding regions:
- the fmt gene encoding methionyl-tRNA formyltransferase gives rise to the protein MPPLRLIFAGSPAAAVPSLRRLAASEHEVAAVVTRADTPQGRKRVLTATPVADAAEELGLPVVKTLRLGPVAEELQALDADLGVIVAFGGLVREPLLSAPRLGWINLHFSLLPSWRGAAPVQRAIMAGEEETGAAVFQLVEELDAGPVFASQRTPIGRRQTAGALLGQLAVSGAELLAGVVAGLADGTAAAVPQTGEPSLAPKLELADGRLDLTRTAAQLDAQIRGTTPEPGAFAELDGARLKILDAGLAHDVAGLPPGRVESRGRVVVLGTGDGALELRTVLPAGRRAMPAADWMRGLGGSAVLS